Within the Pseudomonas oryzae genome, the region ACGCCGCGCTCGCCGAGGCGACGGATCACCCCGTCGCCGGCGCTGCCGGCGATGGCCACGTCCAGCGTGTGTAGCGGGTGGCGTTCGGGCTGCGCGCACACGTGCCACTCGTGCAGGCAGGCATGCTCGGCCAGCTCGAGATCGTAGGCCTCCTCCGGTGCTTCGCCGGGCCAGACGTCGAACACCCGCCAGCGCTGGGCCCGCCCGGCGTGTCCGGCCACCCGGCCGTCGCGGTCGATGGCCACGGCGATCAGTCGTCGGCTCTCACTCATGTTCACAGCACCTCGCAGCAAGGGGAAAAGACGCAGCCACGCGGGCGCGGTCAGTCATCGTCATCGTCGTCGAGCCCCCGCGTGATGCGCTGGTAGATCTCCACGCGGTCGCCGTCCTTCAGCGGGCTGTCCAGCTTGACGAACTTGCCGAACACGCCGACCTTCTGCTGCTTCAGGTCGATCTCCGGGCAGTAGCGCAACAGCCCCGACTGCTCGATGGCCTGCGCCACGCTGCTGCCCTCCTCGACCTGGCAGGTCAGCAGCAGCGGTCGGGGGGCGGCGTACACCACAGCAACTTTCATGGCACTCACTCCTGGGCCGGGCTCATTGCAGGACGATCAGCTCGCCGTGGGACTGGATCCGCCGCTCGGCGCGGCGGCGGTCGAGCACGCGCTTGCCGGCCAGCAGGAAGCCCAGGACGATGAACGCCCCCGGCGGCAGGATGGCCAGCAGGATGCCCTGGAAGCCGGGCAGCACGGTGATCTCCAGCCACGCGAAGTGCGGGCCGAGCAGGGACGAGGCCTGGGCGAACAGGGTGCCGCTGCCGAGGATCTCGCGGATGCCGCCGATCAGCACCAGCACCCAGGTGAAGCCGATGCCCATGCCGGCGCCGTCGAGCATCGCGGGGAGCACCGGGTGCTTGAGGCTGAACGACTCGGCGCGGCCGAACACCGCGCAGTTGGTGACGATCAGGGCGATGAACAGGCCGAGCACCTTGTACAGCTCGTGCATCCAGGCGTTCATCGCCATGTCGATCAGGGTCACCACGCCGGCGATGACGGCGATCATCACCGGGTTGCGCACCTCGGGGGCGATGGTGTGGCGCAGCGCCGAGATGATCGCGTTGGTGCAGATCAGCACCAGGGTGGTGGCCAGGCCCATGCCCAGGCCGTTGGTGGCGGTGGTGGTCACCGCCAGCGCCGGGCAGAGCGCGAGCATCTGCACCAGGGCGACGTTGTAGTCCCACAGGGCACTGGTGAAGTACTTCCAGGGACTGGCCGCTGCCGGCGCGCTGGCGGGAACGCCGCAACTGCTGCTCATGGTTGGCTCTCCTGTTGTCTTGCGCGCAGGGGCACGGCCTGGCGGGCCTGGAACTGCAGGGCCTGCAGCACGCTCCTGACCACAGCGCGCGGGGTGATGGTGGCGCCGGCGAACTGGTCGAACTGGCCACCGTCCTTCTTCACCTTCCACCTGGCCAGCGGCGTATTGGCCAGCGACAGGCCGTCGAAGGCCTTGATCCAGTCGCTGCGCGAGGCCTCGATCTTGTCGGCCAGGCCGGGGGTTTCCTTGTGCGCGAGCACGCGCACGCCGAGGATGCGGCCTTCGGCATCCAGGGCGATCAGCTGCAGGATCGGCCCGCCGTAGCCGACGTTGCTGACCTGGAAGGCCACCGCCACCAGGCGGCCGTCCTTGCGCGCCGGGTAGACTTCGACCGCACCCAGCTCGCCGTCCTGCACGGTGAAGGCATCCTGCAGCGGGTTGTTGTCGTACAGCGCCGCCGGCAGCACCTGGCGCAGCACCGCCAGGCGGTCCTCGAGCTGCTGGGCGGCGATCTGCCCGTGGGTCAGCCGGTCGCCGACCAGCAGCAGCACGGCGACCAGCGCGCACACCGCGGCCAGCGACAGGCCTTGGTACTCGATGCGCCCGCGCCAGCGCGCGAGCAGCGGCGGCGACGGCTGCGCGGCAGCCTGGTCCGCCGCAGTCACTGTGGTCTCGCTCATGCCTAGCCCTCCTGCTTGACCTGGCTGGTTTGCCGGCCGATGGCCAGCGGCTTGCCGCCCGCGGTACGGCCGTAGGCGCGCGGGCGCCAGTAGCGGTCGATCAGCGGACTGAGTGCGTTCATGAACAGCACGGCGAAGGCCACCGCCTCGGGGAAGCTGCCCCAGGTGCGGATCACGTAGACCAGCACGCCGCAGCCGGCGCCGAAGATCAGCCGGCCGCCGCGGCTGACCGGCGAGGTCACCGGGTCGGTGGCGATGAACAGCGCGCCGAGCAGCAGGCCGCCGCTGGCCAGGTGGTAGAGGCCGCCGGGGTAGCGTTCGGGGTTGATCTGGTGGGCGATGGCGGCGAGCAGCAGCACGCCGAGCAGCATGCTGACCGGGATCTCCCAGTGGATGAGGCGCCGCGCCAGCAGCCACAGGCCGCCGAGCAGCAGGAGCAGCTCGGAGGTCTCGCCGAGGCTGCCGGCGCTGTGGCCGAGCAGCGCCGGGCCCAGCGCGAAGTTGCCGGCGAGAATCGCTTCGGCGCTGCGGCCGAGGGTCAGCTCGGTCTTCAGTCCGCCGAGGGCGGTGGCGCCACTCATGCCGTCGGGCAGGGCGCCGCCGAAGCTGATGGCCAGGCCCTCGACGAAGCCCGGCGCGCCCGCCG harbors:
- a CDS encoding electron transport complex subunit E encodes the protein MSSSCGVPASAPAAASPWKYFTSALWDYNVALVQMLALCPALAVTTTATNGLGMGLATTLVLICTNAIISALRHTIAPEVRNPVMIAVIAGVVTLIDMAMNAWMHELYKVLGLFIALIVTNCAVFGRAESFSLKHPVLPAMLDGAGMGIGFTWVLVLIGGIREILGSGTLFAQASSLLGPHFAWLEITVLPGFQGILLAILPPGAFIVLGFLLAGKRVLDRRRAERRIQSHGELIVLQ
- a CDS encoding RnfH family protein, with the protein product MKVAVVYAAPRPLLLTCQVEEGSSVAQAIEQSGLLRYCPEIDLKQQKVGVFGKFVKLDSPLKDGDRVEIYQRITRGLDDDDDD
- the rsxG gene encoding electron transport complex subunit RsxG, which encodes MSETTVTAADQAAAQPSPPLLARWRGRIEYQGLSLAAVCALVAVLLLVGDRLTHGQIAAQQLEDRLAVLRQVLPAALYDNNPLQDAFTVQDGELGAVEVYPARKDGRLVAVAFQVSNVGYGGPILQLIALDAEGRILGVRVLAHKETPGLADKIEASRSDWIKAFDGLSLANTPLARWKVKKDGGQFDQFAGATITPRAVVRSVLQALQFQARQAVPLRARQQESQP
- a CDS encoding NifB/NifX family molybdenum-iron cluster-binding protein; translation: MSESRRLIAVAIDRDGRVAGHAGRAQRWRVFDVWPGEAPEEAYDLELAEHACLHEWHVCAQPERHPLHTLDVAIAGSAGDGVIRRLGERGVSLRTTGESDPLQAVRAFLAGSLPPGAPHDEHACGGEGHQAGHA
- a CDS encoding RnfABCDGE type electron transport complex subunit D codes for the protein MSTLNVASGPFAHDRSSVNRIMLQVCLALLPATLFGLYLFGWPALNLWLLTCASALVTEALCLRWLGQPQRRLLDGSALLSGWLLALSLPPWAPWWIGVGGAAFAVGIGKQLYGGIGQNIFNPAMLARVALLIAFPLQMTSWVPPAPLGSAGAPGFVEGLAISFGGALPDGMSGATALGGLKTELTLGRSAEAILAGNFALGPALLGHSAGSLGETSELLLLLGGLWLLARRLIHWEIPVSMLLGVLLLAAIAHQINPERYPGGLYHLASGGLLLGALFIATDPVTSPVSRGGRLIFGAGCGVLVYVIRTWGSFPEAVAFAVLFMNALSPLIDRYWRPRAYGRTAGGKPLAIGRQTSQVKQEG